In the genome of Pseudanabaena mucicola str. Chao 1806, the window GTATCGCCACGCCCATCCTCTATCTTTGCCTAAAGGTAAGCGTGGCAGGATTGTCATAGCGGCTCTCCTCGCGATGAATCCTGAGATTATCATTCTCGATGAACCCACCACAGGACAGGACTATCAGGGCGCATCCTCGATTTTAGAGGTCAGTCGCCAACTTCATCAAATGGGTAAGACGGTAATTGTGATTACCCATCATTTATATCTCATGCCTGACTATGCTGATCGCGCGATCGTCATGGGCAAAGGCACAGTTTTACTCGATGCCCCCTTGCGTCAAGCCTACCATCAAGTCGATCTCCTAGAATCTACTTACCTGACCTCACCCCAATCAGTAGTGTTATCGCAGCATCTTAGCAAAATTAGCGATCGGCAATATCCACTCATCACCCCCAATGAATTCGCTCATAGCTTCATTCCTAAAGCACCATAGGTTAAGATCAAGACTAGTCTCACTTTTATCATGACAATTTTAACTATCGAATCTCTTTGTTGGTAAGCATCCAATTTCTCATCCCTTATAGCGGTTTTCAAATGAGTATGTACTCATTTGAAAACAAAAAATCAGTCCCATTAAGAGTTTTGAGTTTTCATTTTGCCGTAGGCAAAATGAAAACCGCTATACCTCTAAGGATGCGGAAGCGAGTCTGTATGGCGTTACCGATGGAAAAGCAATTGGAACTTATTTAGAGCAAAAATTTAGGCAATATCTTAAAGATAAATATGACTTTGTGGAAGGTAATTCTGCTATTGGTATCGATTTTCTCAGCTTATTGGTAGATATGAAGGTGACAAGCTTTAGACAACCTCAGTCATCATGTCCTTTCAAATCTGCTCGCCAAAAGATTTTTGGGCTAGGTTATGGACTGATTATTTTTGTCTATGATAAAAGCGATGACAGTAGCAATAGAACTTGGACTCTGAATATTCTGCATACAATTTATGTTAGTGCTGATAGAACGGGTGACTTTCAAATGACTCGTGGAATTCGTAGTACCTTTGCGAATGAAGATAATAAAGATGATCTGATGGCTTTTATGATTGATTGCAACTTACCTGTTGATAAAATTGAATTATCGAATATTGCGGATGAAATTCTTGGCAGACCTCCAATTCAAGGATTTCTCACGATTTCCAACGCTCTGCAGTGGTGGCTTCAGTATAGTAGATTAATCGAACTGGCTGGCAAAGAAGAAGGACTAATCGCTATTTATAGGAGTGATGCGTGATAGTTAATACGGTAGTGTTAAAGAGGTAAGGACGAGTTGTAATGGCGAGCAAAGAAGAAAATAGCACCGATATGATTTTCTAACTTTTAAGAAAACGAAAGGGTCTTTCTTACTAACCGTCCGACTCTCTGTCTCAAAGTGCAGTTAAGTCTCTCAATGTAGGCAGTATGACCAGTTTCTTTACCTAAAGGACGATGGCGATTAGCAGGGATTACCAATGCATAGGCAGCCCAGAAATCAGTATAAGCTACTGCACATTGCCGATAAATGGCAGGTAAAGAAGCCCATAAACACTTAGCACTATTTTCATCTCGACTGCCCACATAAATTCGAGAGTGTAAAGTGAAATGTGTAAAGTCTGGGAAGTAAGCAGAGAGATAATCTAGACACATAATTACTAACACCAAAACAAATGAATATACGCAAAGAATTGCTAGATGAATTGCTGCAAGAATGTAAAACTCCACCCGATCTATTCGGAGAAGGAGGAATCCTGAAGCAACTGACAACCGCGTTGGTGGAAAGAGCGTTGGAAGCAGAACTATCCACGCATCTGGGGTACGGAAAGCATGAACCCAGACCAGAAGGACAAACTAACAGTCGCAACGGTTATAGCCAGAAAACTATTCAAGGAGACTTTGGGGTTGCAGATATAACCATCCCCCGCGATCGGCAAGGAGAGTTTGAACCACAACTGGTCAAGAAAGGACAAAATCGACTGTCAGGACTAGACGAGAAGAGCATTGCCTTGTATGCGCGGAGGGATGAGCGTCAGGGATATCCAAGCCCAGTTGCAAGAAATGTATGGTGTCGAAGTATCACCGACACTAATCTCCAATGTCACTGATGCGGTAATTGATGAAGTAAAGCAATGGCAAAATCGTCCCCTTGAAGCAGTTTATCCGATAGTATTTCTAGACTGTCTGGTTATCAAAGTTCGAGACAATGGCAGGGTAATTAATAAGTCCCTGTACTTTGCCTTGGCGGTAAACATGGACGGATACAAGGAATTACTGGGTATGTGGATTTCCCCTAATGAGGGTGCAAAATTCTGGTTGTCAGTACTCACCGAAAGCGGAAGTTTCGCTAAATCGTCCGAATTTGGTGCTGGACTTGATGGAGGAGTTTCGTCCTGTGGTGGTGGATGCGATCGCGATCGCAATTATTCAATCTCAGGTTTTAGATCCTGCTGATTTTGAGCCTTCGCCTGATGGGGATGGTATTTGGTTGGGGACGATGGCGAAGAAGCTGTTTTTGACTGAGTTGGAGCGTCATTTTAATACGGCGTTTATCTATCCGCCCCAAAATCGTAATTTACGGCTGAGTCAGATTTTGGTGGAGCAGGCGCGATCGCTGGCGCGTTGTTTTGTGGAGCGATCGCTTGATTATCAGCCTTATGTAATTAAATAGTGGTAAGTAGCTATGTATAAGTAGCCTTAAAACCCAAAGCGTGGGTCGCCCGCTACGCGGGCGACCCACGCTTTGGGTTTGGTTTTTAATTATACCAAGCCACTGAGCTAGTCTTGTGTGCAAGCTAGCTCAGTGGGAGCAGTGGTTGAGAATGAGGGGGATTTAGTTCTCAAATGTAACTCGCTTATATAAATCTCTTAAACTAATCTCGAAGCTAACGCATTCAAGTTTAAGAATGGCATCTTCCTCTAAATATTCAGTTAATATCCATCTGTTATCTGGCTGCTTGGTATATTGCTCTACCCAAAAGCTGTTCTGATAAATCAAGACATATTCTTTAAATGATGGAATCGAACGATATAGCTTAAACTTGTCTGCGCGATCGTAACTTTGTGTAGAATTAGATAAAATTTCGACAATCAGCAATGGATTAGTAATTGCAGTTTGTTTTTCATCGGTGAAAACAGACTTTCCTTCAATCGCCATCACATCAGGATAGGTATAACGCTTATGTTCAGGCATCCACAAGCGCATATCACTCATAAAGACTGAGTAATTTAAGTCCTCTAAGGCTAACAAAATCCGCGCTAAGAACTTAGCCGTCAAAATATTATGATTTGCGGTTGCTCCTGCCATTGGGATAATCTCTCCATCCACAAATTCGCTTTTAAATTCGGCTTTTGCTTCTAGTTCTAGATATTCATCTACGGTGTAGCGCTTGGTTGTTGCAAGTACCATCAGTGATTAGCCTCTCAACTTTGTGGTAATTATATCGTAACTTAACTAAGGCTCTCACCCTTAGCCCCCGATTTTTGGGGGAACAAGAAAATATAATATTTTTCAAGTCCCACAGAATTGGTGGATTTAGGGGGCTTAGATAAATCGAAATGTAGATAGTTAGACTTGTTGTTTACAAGGTAGGTGGTGGGTTCTCTAGTTCAATTTCAATGGATAGATAAAGTTATGCTGTGGTTGGTATGTTATGACGTTGCGGACGATCGTCGCCGTTTAAGGTTGGCGAAGCGGATCGAGCAGCGCTGTCAGAGGGTGCAGCGATCGGTTTTTGAGTGTCCTTTGGATGAGTCGGTGTTGGATCGGCAGTTAGAGAGGTATTGGTTGCCTTTGTTAAATCTGGAGCAGGATAATTTGCGGGTTTATCCTTTGGATGCGACGGCGAAGAGGCGGACTAGGGTGTTTGGCAGTCCACGTCCTTATGAGCCGCCTGATTTTGTGATTTTATGAGTGTTAAGCAATGTAAAGTATTGGCTATTTTTGTCGCGGGTCGTTATGACTAGGTTTTAGGAGTTTGGGTGATTATTTGTGGGCTAATGGGTGTTTTTTAGTTTGACTTGTTGGCGAAATTGGGCTATTTTATTGATATTGCAGTTTTGAAAACAATTTTAAGTTTTCCATTTGTTTTCGAGTTCGTTTGTAAACGAATGTTAAGTGGACTGCAAAAAACGAACCTTGAAAACTTCATAGTATATAGCATTCAGAAGCCTAGGCTTCGCCACGATATTTACCCCGCAAGGGGACGGAAACTTTAGCCATTCTTTTTCATCCTGTTACCTAAAGTTAACTTCGCCACGATATTTACCCCGCAAGGGGACGGAAACAATGAAGCCACTCTTCGGAGAGCGATTGCCCCAAGCTTCGCCACGATATTTACCCCGCAAGGGGACGGAAACTGTGCTGTAGAGTAGTTAGTTAATCTAGCGATGGAAACTTCGCCACGATATTTACCCCGCAAGGGGACGGAAACTATAGCCAATGCCAAGCACTGCAAAAGGTCTAACAATCTTCGCCACGATATTTACCCCGCAAGGGGACGGAAACCTCTCAACACATACCAGATAGGCGTCACCAACAGAGATCCGACTTCGCCACGATATTTACCCCGCAAGGGGACGGAAACGGCGATCCTGACACTGGGGCAGCATGGAAAGCTTTCTTCGCCACGATATTTACCCCGCAAGGGGACGGAAACCATACTTAGGTTTTGGCTTTTTGGGCTTTTTGGGCTTTGGTGGTCTTCGCCACGATATTTACCCCGCAAGGGGACGGAAACTATCGCGGTATTCAATGGCAAATGCGGTGTAGCGAGAATAGGGATCTTCGCCACGATATTTACCCCGCAAGGGGACGGAAACACAAGTAAGAGTAAACGCAAGTCAAGCTACTATCAATGCTCTTCGCCACGATATTTACCCCGCAAGGGGACGGAAACTGCGGGGAAACCAAAAAAGAATGAATCAAAATCAGTTACGCACTTCGCCACGATATTTACCCCGCAAGGGGACGGAAACTCCCGAACAGAAAAAAGTATCGGTAACATACCGATTGCAACCTTCGCCACGATATTTACCCCGCAAGGGGACGGAAACGAAATTAGTCGCGATCGCCTAGTAGTCTTGCTTGAAACTTCGCCACGATATTTACCCCGCAAGGGGACGGAAACACTTTCCAATCAGTGATTTTCTTGGTCTTGTTGGTACGCTTCGCCACGATATTTACCCCGCAAGGGGACGGAAACGTCCTTGATGTTGTCCGCAAGTAAATCTACGGAAGATTCACTTCGCCACGATATTTACCCCGCAAGGGGACGGAAACAGTAGCTAAATATTATGGACGGGAGCGTAATTACCGTGATCTTCGCCACGATATTTACCCCGCAAGGGGACGGAAACTTGCTACAACTTTGTAGTGATATTTGTATTGAGATGCGCTTCGCCACGATATTTACCCCGCAAGGGGACGGAAACTAAAAGTACTCATTTGGCTCGTAAGATCCAAATCTACTTCGCCACGATATTTACCCCGCAAGGGGACGGAAACATTATGATTGTTGAGAGCGAACAATGACTAGATGCGCTTCGCCACGATATTTACCCCGCAAGGGGACGGAAACTTGATAATCACCAGCAAGGCCTGCATCTTCTAACAACTGATCTTCGCCACGATATTTACCCCGCAAGGGGACGGAAACTTTATACTTTCTGGCGAAGCGCTTGTCAACGTCACGCTTCGCCACGATATTTACCCCGCAAGGGGACGGAAACTTATTACCGATCGCACCTGATAATCCACCCGCTTCTGCTTCGCCACGATATTTACCCCGCAAGGGGACGGAAACGCCCTTTATAAAAAACATAATGGGATTAACACTAGTGTTCTTCGCCACGATATTTACCCCGCAAGGGGACGGAAACGAAGACCTTCTGGTTCGCCATACACAGTCTCATAAGCAGCCTTCGCCACGATATTTACCCCGCAAGGGGACGGAAACCTGAAGCAAGATGAAGAATTAGCCAAGCAACAACAAGAGCTCTTCGCCACGATATTTACCCCGCAAGGGGACGGAAACATAACCTCCCTGTCATTGATCGCCTTTACAGGTGCGTCTTCGCCACGATATTTACCCCGCAAGGGGACGGAAACCAACCTTAAAACCAAACTTATCTAAGTCACAAAACTTACTTCGCCACGATATTTACCCCGCAAGGGGACGGAAACGCTATGGAAATTGCAGCCTATATAGCGTTTTCCAGTCCAGTACTTCGCCACGATATTTACCCCGCAAGGGGACGGAAACTTCTGCTAGCGAAAATAAGAGCGATTGCGTTAAAAAGCTTCGCCACGATATTTACCCCGCAAGGGGACGGAAACTCAAAGCTTTGCCACTTTTCCCCGGTCCACCATGCTTGTCTTCGCCACGATATTTACCCCGCAAGGGGACGGAAACCGCGATCGCCTAAGCCGCTTTTTCAGATCTGAATTACTTCGCCACGATATTTACCCCGCAAGGGGACGGAAACATTGTCTATGACTTCTCCTTGTTTTGTCGAAGTCCTAGTACTTCGCCACGATATTTACCCCGCAAGGGGACGGAAACTTGGGAACCAAGAGGGTTTTTCTGGTCGTTACCACCTAGTCAGCTTCGCCACGATATTTACCCCGCAAGGGGACGGAAACCTGTGCAAGCACAGCACCTGCAACCAAGCCTAAAGCTTGCTCTTCGCCACGATATTTACCCCGCAAGGGGACGGAAACCCCTCCGCCCTTAGCAGTTCAATCAAGGACTCGACCTGACTTCGCCACGATATTTACCCCGCAAGGGGACGGAAACCTTAGATTGGATTAACCCGCATCTTGCTAGATGGCAAAACTTCGCCACGATATTTACCCCGCAAGGGGACGGAAACCGGGAAGCTTAGTTAAAGCTCCCATCGATCTGATCGACTTCGCCACGATATTTACCCCGCAAGGGGACGGAAACCCGCAGACAAGTCGCCGTACTCCTCGATCATTTTGTAGTTCTCCTTCGCCACGATATTTACCCCGCAAGGGGACGGAAACCAATATTGAGAACGACAAACAACGTGCCGCGATCGCTAACTTCGCCACGATATTTACCCCGCAAGGGGACGGAAACCTGAACGTCATTTCCCAATTCGCGGCATCGAGATTAGCCTTCGCCACGATATTTACCCCGCAAGGGGACGGAAACTAAGCCCATTCTGGACTGGATTGGATCGATTGCCGCCTTCGCCACGATATTTACCCCGCAAGGGGACGGAAACTTAGAGCGTATGGTCAATGACAGTAATCGGCAAAAGTCTTCGCCACGATATTTACCCCGCAAGGGGACGGAAACTTCCAGATTTGTGGATTATAACAATGGTCGGCGCAATCCTTCGCCACGATATTTACCCCGCAAGGGGACGGAAACTCTCGCTGTGTATCAAGTTCACGGGCTATTCCGATCGCTTCGCCACGATATTTACCCCGCAAGGGGACGGAAACTGGTTTGTCGGGATGATAAGTCAGCGATCGGGGACTTCGCCACGATATTTACCCCGCAAGGGGACGGAAACCCATATCTGTAATCCCGTTACTCCAAACAGTCATCCATCCTTCGCCACGATATTTACCCCGCAAGGGGACGGAAACATGATCGGAAGCGAGAATAGGTGTTTTCGCAAAGCTCCCTTCGCCACGATATTTACCCCGCAAGGGGACGGAAACGATTTTCATCGCGTGAGATGGCTTTTTGTACGTCAATCGGTGCGCCTTCGCCACGATATTTACCCCGCAAGGGGACGGAAACATCAGTAGAGGAGGGGCACATTGAGCTAATGATGATACTTCGCCACGATATTTACCCCGCAAGGGGACGGAAACTGAGTTAGGACTGATGGTCTACCTTCAAAAGCCATTCTTCTTCGCCACGATATTTACCCCGCAAGGGGACGGAAACAGAGATAGTTTGTAAATATTCTAATAGACCTTCTCTATGTTCTTCGCCACGATATTTACCCCGCAAGGGGACGGAAACAGTTGTAGGTAGTCATGATGTTTTTTGTGAGTTTATAGTTGCTTCGCCACGATATTTACCCCGCAAGGGGACGGAAACAATAAAGTGCCATCTTTAGTGACATGAGTATAAGTAGACATTGCTTCGCCACGATATTTACCCCGCAAGGGGACGGAAACTAATTCCAGACTTTAAGGTTCGCTTTAATTCAATCTTTGGACTTCGCCACGATATTTACCCCGCAAGGGGACGGAAACTGTAGCCATTTTTAATCCTCAATAAGATTATTAATATTCTTCGCCACGATATTTACCCCGCAAGGGGACGGAAACGACAGTCACCCTACTATGGCTGGGCAAAAGCAAAATATGCTTCGCCACGATATTTACCCCGCAAGGGGACGGAAACTTGTTTGAGCCGACAGACACGATGTAACTAGACATAATTGACTCTTCGCCACGATATTTACCCCGCAAGGGGACGGAAACTGCTTTTTGGCTGTGATGCCGTCGGCGATCGCTTGAGCATCACTTCGCCACGATATTTACCCCGCAAGGGGACGGAAACTGTTTTCGCCCAAATCGTCCGCCAAGCTTTTAGCAAGAGCTTCGCCACGATATTTACCCCGCAAGGGGACGGAAACCGCTTACATCGCCGACAAGTAATGCAGCCTTGTCCGAGCTTCGCCACGATATTTACCCCGCAAGGGGACGGAAACTATACCAGCACCTTTTACACGAGAACGCGCACTAGATAGCCTTCGCCACGATATTTACCCCGCAAGGGGACGGAAACTCCAGAATAGGAAACGGATAAAGCTGTATTTGGCGTTTGTCCGCTTCGCCACGATATTTACCCCGCAAGGGGACGGAAACTCAATCTTTACCATGTTTCGATCTTTTACTGAAGGTCTTCGCCACGATATTTACCCCGCAAGGGGACGGAAACTCTTCAAGCGAGTCAAGATCGCTGTAAATCGCATTTGCGACTTCGCCACGATATTTACCCCGCAAGGGGACGGAAACACCTTGTTCATGTTGCCAATCAAGCTAGTAATTAAACTAGCCTTCGCCACGATATTTACCCCGCAAGGGGACGGAAACTATTCATCAACTTAACAGCTTCTTTATTAGAAACCCACTTCGCCACGATATTTACCCCGCAAGGGGACGGAAACCAGACCTCGCAAACCCAAGGTAGTGTGCCGCGATTCCTTCGCCACGATATTTACCCCGCAAGGGGACGGAAACTGGTGCTAATGATATAGCTAACTACCTAGCTGAACGTCAGAACTACTTCGCCACGATATTTACCCCGCAAGGGGACGGAAACTAAGCTGTTACAGGGTAATAATTTCTATTTTCCCCAACTTCGCCACGATATTTACCCCGCAAGGGGATGGAAACTTAACGCAGTTTAAATTTTGTCCTGGTGGAATTACGAGCTTCGCCACGATATTTACCCCGCAAGGGGACGGAAACTATAACTAAAAAGAAACTTTCCGAAGTTATCAAAAAGTCTTCGCCACGATATTTACCCCGCAAGGGGACGGAAACAAAAATACGTGAGGTTTTTTAACATTGATGGCGGTTCTTCGCCACAATATTTACCCCGCAAGGGGACGGAAACATGAACCGCTAAAAATTGTTGCATTTACTCCCGATCTTCTTCGCCACGATATTTACCCCGCAAGGGGACGGAAACCTCTATAGTTGGTGATCTAGCATTACAAGCTGTAGCACAACTTCGCCACGATATTTACCCCGCAAGGGGATGGAAACTCATGCTAGCCTCCTATATCATATCTTCCACCCTAACTTCGCCACGATATTTACCCCGCAAGGGGACGGAAACTAGTCACTTCATTTATTTTATGAATTTACTAACTAACAAACATTCGCCACGATATTTACCCCGCAAGGGGACAAAAATGCTAAAATTGAAGACCGATAAGAAGGTTTCAAGAAAGAAATTCACCATGATATTTACCCCACAAGAGGGCGTAAACAAAATCGGCTCTTCTGGGTTTGAGGGGGAAATGGTATATATGCGATACAATTGCTGGCGACATGATACGCCTATAACTCTTGCTCAGAAAGGCTTTTGGATACTATTAGCTTTGCTTATCCCCATAAACCCAGAAGAGCCAGATAACTTTATTTTTGGATATGTGGAGACAGGCGAAACCCCAATCAATACAGTGATTAAAGCAACTCAAGAAGAAGCTGGAGTTGAAATTAATAACATTGTTCAAATGGGTTACATTCTAGCCGAAAAAAAAGTAGAAACTTCCTCAAACAAAAAACACCCAAAAGTTTCTACAATTAACACTGCAATTAACATTTATCATTCATTTGTGACATCTGTCTCCTCAAATTGGAACAAACAGGAAACACAACATCGACAAGTGTTAAATTCCAAAAATACCAAAAAAATATTATCTAAAAGAAACGATAACAATCAGTTAGTTCAAATCCTAGACTATGTTGCAGAATATGTAAAAAAATTAATCCTTAAAATTGAATTTGAGTTTAAGAAAAAAGCCTACAATCCTACCCTACCTACAAGCCAAGTTTTTAACTTTACAAAAAACAAAGAAGGAATGTATTGCATCGTCCGAGATTTTAACGAACAACATTTTAGTTTGCCAGGCGGAGGTTGCGATCTCGGAGAGAGTTGGGAGAATTGCTCAATTCGGGAAACACTCGAAGAGACCCAAATGGAAACTAGTAACACAAAAATTATTGGAGTTTATGTTTTAAGCTATATGGCACAAACAGGTGCATTGCATCAAGTACAGCACATCCGAACTTTATCCAATTGCGATGAAACAATAGAATTTATTACCAGATAAAGATGGTTTTGAAACTATAGAAAGAAACTTTGTGTCTAAAGAAGACTTAATTAAAAAAATTGAATGGCTAAAATATGATGGAGGCGATTACTTACTAGCAGAATTAGGATAGGCGGGGGAAAGTAAAGTTATAGTTGTTTTAAATAATTTGCAGAGGGGCTTCGACTCCGCTCAGCCATCGGTGTAAGCTAGCTGAGCGAAGTCGAAGCTGTAGTTCTTATTTGAATTATCTATATAGCGGTTTTCAGACGAGTGCATACTCATTTAAAACCCAAAATCAATCACAGTAAGTTTTTGGATTTTCGTTTTGCCGTAGGCAAAACAAAACCAGAAAGGGGGCGCAATGCCCCCTCTTTCTGGTTAATTTCTAATAGCAAATCTGGGGGCAGGGTTGCGGAAGAGATATTGCAAATCCCTCTGCCGATCGCTAACTGATTCAGGACCGTAGCCCCAGAGACTCTTGTAATAAAAGAAGGAGATGCCTAAACTACGCTCTTGAGTGGCGATCACCTGTGAATAAATCTGTGACATGGGGATATTGTTGTTACGGAGTCCAGATAGAATCCCGATACCTGTGGAAATTTTATTTTTGACTTCCGCAATTTCAGGACGACTAATTTGAGCACGAAAATCCTCTAAATCATTGCGATAGACCTGCACAATTAACTCATTGACAATCCCTTGTCGTACCCAGCCTAGCCAATCTTGCAATTGTTGCTTATAGGCAAATTCATAGTAGTTAGGAGACACCGAGAAAATAAGATTAGGCTTTCTTTGCTTCACCGCTTTATTCAAGTTTGTCATGAATGCGGTAATTTTATTAGCTCGCCAACGCACCCAGTCAGGATTATCGGGATTAGCAGGAGCCTCGCGTTTAGTTTCTTGACGATATAGATTGAGCGTATAGCGATCATAGCCAAAGGTTTTAGGCAGGCTGGTATGGTCGTCAAACTGAATTCCATCAAGATCGTAATTAGAAACGGCTTCTAAGACTAACTCCGTCATAAATTTCTGGACTTCGGGATGAAATGGATTGAGCCATGCAACTTGCCCTGCGGCAGTTATAGAAGTATTATCGCCATCGCGTTCTTGGGTGAGCCAATCAGGATGGTTAGTAGCAAGTTCTGATGTAGGAGGAGCCATGAATCCAAATTCAAACCAAGGCATCACCAATAAATTATGCTGATGAGCCTGCTTAATGATATCAGCGACAATATCTTGCCCCTCAGCACCTCGATACACAAAGGGCTGAATTCCTGTGTTTTGAGCAACTGTGCTCGGAAACATCACATAGCCCGAAGCCCAAACAACGGGATAAATGGTATTGAAGTTTAGTCGCTTGAGTTGTTGGAGTGCTTGACTTAACTGTTTGCGATCGCTAAACATTGTGAAGTCATTGCTAGTCAACCAAACACCACGAATTTCCTGTCTTGGCAGCATAGGTGCTGAATTGGGTGGATTTGGCTTCTTGATCTGCGCGATCGCTTGGTGGGTCGTTGCCAAAGCAGGAATCAGGCTAGGTAAGATCAGAGTAGTAACAAAAGCGATTATAAAAAGAAATGTCAAAAAATACTTACGCGATCGCCAAATTTGCCAGAGGATAGGTCGCCATAGAGCATTCCCGAAACTATATTCATGGCAAATTTTAGATATAAAATTCTGCACTAGTTTCATGGGAGGCTTTAGTCGCATAGATATAAATTATTGAATTACCTTGATTCTGTGATGGAACCCGATTGAACATCAAGCGTCTTTTTGCCGAATTACATTAATATAAATTTTTGTAAGCCATTGAGGATTGCGCTGTCATGCTTAAGCAAAACCATCGAGCATGGGTGGAGGTCGATTTATCTGCAGTTCAGCATAATGTGCGCCAACTCAAATCTTTGCTAACTGCGCCAACCGAGTTAATGGCAATTGTCAAAGCCGATGCCTATGGACATGGAGCGATCGATGTCAGTCAAGCAGCGATCAAAGCAGGGGCAACTTGGTTGGGGGTTGCGACGATTCCTGAGGGGATTCAATTGCGCTGTGCGGGGATCACAGTGCCGATTGTGGTACTGGGGGCGACTAATGGCATTGATGAGATTAAAGCGATCGCTGAGTATCGTCTCCAACCAACAATTTCTAATTCTAAACAAGCCCTGATCTATCACGAAGTTCTCTCTCAAAGCAAGGAACAGGTTCCTGTACATTTAAAAATTGATACGGGCATGTCACGCCTTGGTGTGAACTGGCAAGAAGCGATCACCTTTGTGCAGTTAGTGCAGCATTTACCAAATTTAGAGATCAAGAGTGTGTATTCACACTTTGCCACTGCTGATGACCGCGATCAGAGCTTTATGCAGTTGCAAACCCAAAGATTTCAGCAGGTCATTGCATCCCTCAAGGCTGAAGGTATTAATCCACCACGCATTCACATCTGTAATACTGCCGCCATGCTAAGCGATCGCCACATTCATTACGATATCGTGCGAACAGGCTTAGGTATTTACGGACTCTATCCCGCCCCCCATCTCCAAAATCTGGTAGATTTATATCCTGCCCTTACTGTCAAAGCTCGGATCACGCAAGTCAAAACCATCACCGCAGGTACAAGTGTCAGCTATGGGAGATCTTTTATTGCCTCCCAAGATATGACCATCGCCA includes:
- a CDS encoding NUDIX domain-containing protein, with product MRYNCWRHDTPITLAQKGFWILLALLIPINPEEPDNFIFGYVETGETPINTVIKATQEEAGVEINNIVQMGYILAEKKVETSSNKKHPKVSTINTAINIYHSFVTSVSSNWNKQETQHRQVLNSKNTKKILSKRNDNNQLVQILDYVAEYVKKLILKIEFEFKKKAYNPTLPTSQVFNFTKNKEGMYCIVRDFNEQHFSLPGGGCDLGESWENCSIRETLEETQMETSNTKIIGVYVLSYMAQTGALHQVQHIRTLSNCDETIEFITR
- a CDS encoding Uma2 family endonuclease; translated protein: MVLATTKRYTVDEYLELEAKAEFKSEFVDGEIIPMAGATANHNILTAKFLARILLALEDLNYSVFMSDMRLWMPEHKRYTYPDVMAIEGKSVFTDEKQTAITNPLLIVEILSNSTQSYDRADKFKLYRSIPSFKEYVLIYQNSFWVEQYTKQPDNRWILTEYLEEDAILKLECVSFEISLRDLYKRVTFEN
- a CDS encoding restriction endonuclease; this encodes MKSFEFSFCRRQNENRYTSKDAEASLYGVTDGKAIGTYLEQKFRQYLKDKYDFVEGNSAIGIDFLSLLVDMKVTSFRQPQSSCPFKSARQKIFGLGYGLIIFVYDKSDDSSNRTWTLNILHTIYVSADRTGDFQMTRGIRSTFANEDNKDDLMAFMIDCNLPVDKIELSNIADEILGRPPIQGFLTISNALQWWLQYSRLIELAGKEEGLIAIYRSDA
- the alr gene encoding alanine racemase gives rise to the protein MLKQNHRAWVEVDLSAVQHNVRQLKSLLTAPTELMAIVKADAYGHGAIDVSQAAIKAGATWLGVATIPEGIQLRCAGITVPIVVLGATNGIDEIKAIAEYRLQPTISNSKQALIYHEVLSQSKEQVPVHLKIDTGMSRLGVNWQEAITFVQLVQHLPNLEIKSVYSHFATADDRDQSFMQLQTQRFQQVIASLKAEGINPPRIHICNTAAMLSDRHIHYDIVRTGLGIYGLYPAPHLQNLVDLYPALTVKARITQVKTITAGTSVSYGRSFIASQDMTIATVAIGYADGIPRGLSNRIHVSVNGQKVAQIGTITMDQCAIDVTHVPNINVGDVVTFLGGDSENTADDWANLLSTISWEILCGFKHRLPRINVMNALSLKFLTNLI
- a CDS encoding glycoside hydrolase family 10 protein, which translates into the protein MSMRLKPPMKLVQNFISKICHEYSFGNALWRPILWQIWRSRKYFLTFLFIIAFVTTLILPSLIPALATTHQAIAQIKKPNPPNSAPMLPRQEIRGVWLTSNDFTMFSDRKQLSQALQQLKRLNFNTIYPVVWASGYVMFPSTVAQNTGIQPFVYRGAEGQDIVADIIKQAHQHNLLVMPWFEFGFMAPPTSELATNHPDWLTQERDGDNTSITAAGQVAWLNPFHPEVQKFMTELVLEAVSNYDLDGIQFDDHTSLPKTFGYDRYTLNLYRQETKREAPANPDNPDWVRWRANKITAFMTNLNKAVKQRKPNLIFSVSPNYYEFAYKQQLQDWLGWVRQGIVNELIVQVYRNDLEDFRAQISRPEIAEVKNKISTGIGILSGLRNNNIPMSQIYSQVIATQERSLGISFFYYKSLWGYGPESVSDRQRDLQYLFRNPAPRFAIRN
- the cas2 gene encoding CRISPR-associated endonuclease Cas2; translation: MLWLVCYDVADDRRRLRLAKRIEQRCQRVQRSVFECPLDESVLDRQLERYWLPLLNLEQDNLRVYPLDATAKRRTRVFGSPRPYEPPDFVIL